A region of Lycium barbarum isolate Lr01 chromosome 1, ASM1917538v2, whole genome shotgun sequence DNA encodes the following proteins:
- the LOC132607826 gene encoding transcription factor MYB13-like — MGRSPCCERAGLKRGPWSKEEDDLLINYINKNGHPNWRALPKLAGLLRCGKSCRLRWTNYLRPDIKRGNFTPEEEDTIIKLHKVLGNRWSAIAARLPGRTDNEIKNVWHTRLKKKMNESQSGATPEIQEETMETSKFEENLNIHSKPENSNLDIHLEPKNSKDNSEISSPKMNPEIQQQPSSSLCSSSSISLSDDSCSNTTDTSSLVNESRDQIMLDNLLEVDDDFWSEVLWAPVNDFNNNDNNLDLSLVEENYQINSSLNDNWLWDDLFSRSNELMLELPEI, encoded by the exons ATGGGCAGATCTCCATGCTGTGAGAGAGCGGGATTGAAAAGAGGTCCATGGAGCAAAGAAGAAGATGATTTACTTATCAATTACATTAATAAAAATGGCCATCCAAATTGGCGTGCACTTCCTAAACTTGCAG GTCTATTAAGATGTGGAAAGAGTTGTAGACTCCGATGGACTAATTACTTGAGACCTGATATTAAGAGAGGGAATTTTACTCCTGAAGAAGAAGACACCATTATCAAGTTGCATAAAGTTCTTGGAAATAG GTGGTCTGCGATTGCAGCAAGACTTCCAGGAAGAACAGACAACGAAATAAAAAACGTTTGGCATACTCGTCTGAAGAAGAAAATGAATGAATCTCAATCTGGAGCAACACCGGAGATACAAGAAGAAACAATGGAAACATCAAAATTCGAAGAAAACTTGAACATACATTCGAAGCCCGAAAATTCTAATTTGGACATACATTTGGAGCCCAAAAATTCTAAGGATAATTCTGAAATATCAAGTCCTAAAATGAATCCCGAAATTCAGCAACAACCAAGTTCTTCCTTATGTTCATCATCATCGATATCATTGAGTGATGATTCATGTTCAAACACAACTGATACGAGTTCACTTGTAAACGAGTCAAGAGATCAAATAATGTTGGATAATTTGCTTGAAGTTGATGACGATTTCTGGTCCGAGGTACTATGGGCACCGGTCAATGACTttaataataatgacaataatCTTGATTTGTCATTAGTGGAGGAAAATTACCAGATTAATTCAAGCTTGAACGATAACTGGCTTTGGGATGATCTTTTTTCAAGATCCAATGAGTTGATGTTAGAATTGCCTGAAATATGA